One segment of Carya illinoinensis cultivar Pawnee chromosome 13, C.illinoinensisPawnee_v1, whole genome shotgun sequence DNA contains the following:
- the LOC122293019 gene encoding putative phosphatidylglycerol/phosphatidylinositol transfer protein DDB_G0282179 isoform X1, whose protein sequence is MDSVAPLKLSLLLFLASISLVLVPFTQATTVKYCDKKGDYPVKVGGVKISPNPVVPGKQATFNISASTGKVIDGGKVVIEVSFLRVPVHTEKHDLSEEISCPIAVGNFVLSHTQTLPVFTPHGPYTLKMKIEDDKNQLLTCISFDFKIGSGSLEVF, encoded by the exons ATGGACTCAGTGGCTCCCTTAAAGCTCTCCCTTTTGCTTTTCCTTGCTTCTATATCTTTGGTTCTCGTACCTTTCACTCAAGCCACGACTGTCAAATACTGCG ATAAGAAAGGTGACTACCCTGTGAAGGTCGGAGGTGTTAAGATATCACCCAACCCTGTGGTGCCAGGCAAACAAGCCACCTTTAACATCTCAGCTTCAACCG GCAAAGTCATTGATGGTGGGAAAGTGGTCATTGAGGTTTCTTTCCTTCGGGTGCCTGTTCATACTGAAAAGCATGATCTTTCTGAGGAGATATCCTGCCCTATTGCAGTAGGCAACTTTGTCCTCTCACATACCCAAACTCTACCAGTATTCACCCCGCAT GGCCCTTACACGCTTAAGATGAAAATAGAGGATGATAAAAATCAACTGTTGACTTGCATTAGCTTCGATTTCAAAATTGGCTCTGGATCTCTAGAAGTCTTCTAG
- the LOC122293019 gene encoding putative phosphatidylglycerol/phosphatidylinositol transfer protein DDB_G0282179 isoform X2 — translation MGSELFSFSHRCTLRAEREFTHPIELYKKGDYPVKVGGVKISPNPVVPGKQATFNISASTGKVIDGGKVVIEVSFLRVPVHTEKHDLSEEISCPIAVGNFVLSHTQTLPVFTPHGPYTLKMKIEDDKNQLLTCISFDFKIGSGSLEVF, via the exons ATGGGTTCGGAATTATTTTCCTTCTCTCACAGATGTACTTTGCGAGCAGAGAGAGAGTTTACCCATCCTATTGAACTAT ATAAGAAAGGTGACTACCCTGTGAAGGTCGGAGGTGTTAAGATATCACCCAACCCTGTGGTGCCAGGCAAACAAGCCACCTTTAACATCTCAGCTTCAACCG GCAAAGTCATTGATGGTGGGAAAGTGGTCATTGAGGTTTCTTTCCTTCGGGTGCCTGTTCATACTGAAAAGCATGATCTTTCTGAGGAGATATCCTGCCCTATTGCAGTAGGCAACTTTGTCCTCTCACATACCCAAACTCTACCAGTATTCACCCCGCAT GGCCCTTACACGCTTAAGATGAAAATAGAGGATGATAAAAATCAACTGTTGACTTGCATTAGCTTCGATTTCAAAATTGGCTCTGGATCTCTAGAAGTCTTCTAG